A stretch of Stigmatopora argus isolate UIUO_Sarg chromosome 22, RoL_Sarg_1.0, whole genome shotgun sequence DNA encodes these proteins:
- the ppp2cab gene encoding serine/threonine-protein phosphatase 2A catalytic subunit alpha isoform has protein sequence MEEKAFSKELDQWIEQLNDCKQLTEGQVKNLCEKAKEILTKESNVQEVRCPVTVCGDVHGQFHDLMELFKIGGKSPDTNYLFMGDYVDRGYYSVETVSLLVALKVRFRERITILRGNHESRQITQVYGFYDECLRKYANANVWKYFTDLFDYLPLTALVDSQIFCLHGGLSPSIDTLDHIRALDRLQEVPHEGPMCDLLWSDPDDRGGWGISPRGAGYTFGQDISETFNHANRLTLVSRAHQLVMEGYNWCHERNVVTIFSAPNYCYRCGNQAAIMELDDTLKYSFLQFDPAPRRGEPHVTRRTPDYFL, from the exons ATGGAGGAAAAAGCATTTTCCAAGGAGCTGGATCAGTGGATAGAGCAGCTCAACGATTGCAAACAGCTGACGGAGGGACAAGTGAAGAATTTGTGCGAAAAG GCCAAGGAGATCCTGACCAAGGAGTCCAACGTGCAGGAGGTGCGATGCCCCGTGACGGTGTGCGGCGACGTGCACGGCCAGTTCCATGACCTCATGGAGCTCTTCAAGATCGGCGGCAAGTCTCCCGACACAAACTACCTGTTCATGGGGGACTACGTGGACCGAGGCTACTACTCTGTGGAGACGGTGTCTTTGCTCGTCGCTCTCAAG GTTCGCTTCCGGGAACGCATCACCATCCTGCGGGGTAACCACGAGAGCAGACAGATCACGCAAGTCTACGGCTTCTACGACGAGTGCCTGCGCAAGTACGCCAACGCCAACGTGTGGAAGTACTTCACCGACCTGTTTGATTACCTTCCGCTCACTGCCTTGGTGGACTCTCAG ATTTTCTGTCTGCATGGTGGCCTGTCGCCGTCCATCGACACCTTGGACCACATCAGGGCGCTGGATCGCTTACAGGAAGTGCCTCATGAG GGCCCCATGTGCGACCTGCTTTGGTCGGACCCAGACGACCGCGGCGGCTGGGGCATTTCGCCGCGGGGGGCCGGCTACACCTTCGGTCAAGACATCTCCGAGACGTTCAACCACGCCAACCGCCTCACGCTGGTTTCCCGCGCCCACCAGCTGGTCATGGAG GGCTACAACTGGTGCCACGAGAGAAACGTGGTGACGATATTCAGCGCTCCAAACTATTGCTATCGCTGTGGCAACCAGGCGGCTATCATGGAGCTGGACGACACCCTCAAATACTCCTT CTTGCAGTTTGACCCGGCGCCTCGCAGGGGGGAGCCCCACGTCACCCGCCGCACCCCCGACTACTTCCTGTAA
- the skp1 gene encoding S-phase kinase-associated protein 1: MPTIKLQSSDGEIFEVDVEIAKQSVTIKTMLEDLGMDDEGDDDPVPLPNVNAAILKKVIQWCTHHKDDPPPPEDDENKEKRTDDIPVWDQEFLKVDQGTLFELILAANYLDIKGLLDVTCKTVANMIKGKTPEEIRKTFNIKNDFTEEEEAQVRKENQWCEEK; encoded by the exons atgcCTACAATTAAGTTGCAGAGTTCTGATGGGGAAATCTTCGAGGTGGACGTCGAAATCGCCAAACAATCTGTCACCATCAAAACCATGCTGGAAG ATTTGGGGATGGACGACGAAGGCGACGACGACCCCGTGCCACTTCCCAACGTCAACGCGGCTATTCTCAAGAAG GTGATCCAGTGGTGCACCCACCACAAGGACGACCCCCCACCTCCCGAGGACGACGAGAACAAGGAAAAGAGGACGGACGACATCCCCGTGTGGGACCAGGAGTTCCTCAAAGTGGACCAAGGCACACTTTTCGAACTCATCCTG GCGGCCAACTACTTGGACATCAAGGGTCTGCTGGACGTGACGTGCAAGACGGTTGCCAACATGATCAAGGGCAAAACCCCCGAGGAGATCCGTAAGACCTTCAACATCAAGAACGACTTCacggaggaagaggaggcccAG GTGCGCAAGGAGAATCAGTGGTGCGAAGAAAAGTAG
- the cdkn2aipnl gene encoding CDKN2AIP N-terminal-like protein, which produces MSADDVNTFIKKNRRAAKQVETFRGHSESDKHWAARREFLLRNMSEFEGEEQMDQLLSLSTVWTNNVFLGCRYSTELMERVNEMADSIEVEDAPVFKTRDEIMKKQQGR; this is translated from the exons ATGTCGGCTGACGACGTGAATACATTTATTAAGAAAAACCGCCGCGCTGCCAAGCAGGTGGAAACATTCCGGGGGCACTCGGAAAGCGACAAACACTGGGCGGCCCGCAGGGAATTCCTGTTGCGAAATATGAGCGAATTTGAGGGCGAGGAACAGATGGATCAGTTGCTTTCGTTGTCGACCGTGTGGACGAACAATGTATTCCTCGGCTGCCG GTACAGCACGGAGCTCATGGAAAGAGTGAATGAAATGGCCGACAGCATCGAGGTGGAGGACGCACCAGTCTTTAAAACGAGAGATGAAATAATGAAGAAGCAGCAG GGCAGGTGA
- the ube2b gene encoding ubiquitin-conjugating enzyme E2 B, whose amino-acid sequence MSTPARRRLMRDFKRLQEDPPTGVSGAPSENNIMLWNAVIFGPVGTPFEDGTFKLLIEFSEEYPNKPPTVRFVSRMFHPNVYADGSICLDILQNRWSPTYDVSSILTSIQSLLDEPNPNSPANSQAAQLYQENKREYEKRVTAIVEQSWVDV is encoded by the exons ATGTCCACCCCGGCGAGGAGGCGTCTTATGAGGGATTTTAAAAG ACTTCAAGAGGACCCCCCCACGGGCGTGAGCGGAGCACCTTCGGAGAACAATATCATGCTCTGGAACGCTGTTATTTTTGG TCCTGTCGGCACGCCGTTTGAAGATG GGACATTTAAGCTTCTGATCGAGTTTTCCGAGGAGTACCCCAACAAGCCTCCCACGGTTCGCTTTGTCTCCCGAATGTTTCACCCTAATG TGTACGCCGATGGCAGCATATGTTTAGACATCCTCCAGAACCGCTGGAGCCCCACTTACGACGTCTCGTCCATCCTCACCTCCATCCAG TCGTTGCTGGACGAGCCCAACCCCAACAGCCCGGCCAACAGCCAGGCGGCGCAGCTCTACCAGGAGAACAAGCGCGAGTACGAGAAGCGAGTGACGGCCATCGTGGAGCAAAGCTGGGTGGACGTGTGA